In the genome of Streptomyces racemochromogenes, one region contains:
- a CDS encoding L,D-transpeptidase, producing the protein MRRRRSLVAVSAVLGGVLMLSACNDGGGDKSQGSSDAGKSQAEVDAAAAKDASKARIAITPKDGSTNVPLNDGTNVAVSDGTLTKVELKSSDGTAVAGKIAADGKSWKPDAALKRSTKYALAATAKDEAGREAHENASFTTLSPENSFVGSFVPEEGETVGVGMPVSITFNKPIRDQKAVQAAISVTSSSGQEVVGHWFGNQRLDFRPEQYWQANSTVTLKLALQGVQGAPGIVGAQNKTVTFKIGRSQVSTVDVKAKTMTVTRDGQVLKTIPISAGSPENPTYNGQMVISEKFKETRMDGSTVGFKNSEGKGEYDIKDVPHAMRLSTSGTFIHGNYWGADSIFGKVNTSHGCVGLNDAQGANDPNQPGAWFFDNSLIGDVVTVVNSPDKTIKPDNGLNGWNMSWAEWKAGPSA; encoded by the coding sequence ATGCGGCGGAGAAGGTCCCTGGTGGCCGTGTCCGCCGTGCTCGGTGGGGTACTGATGCTCTCGGCCTGCAATGACGGGGGCGGCGACAAGTCCCAGGGCAGCTCGGACGCGGGCAAGTCCCAGGCGGAGGTCGACGCGGCGGCGGCCAAGGACGCCTCCAAGGCCCGAATAGCCATCACGCCCAAGGACGGCTCCACCAACGTCCCGCTGAACGACGGCACCAACGTCGCGGTCAGCGACGGCACCCTGACCAAGGTCGAGCTGAAGAGCTCGGACGGCACGGCCGTCGCGGGCAAGATCGCCGCCGACGGCAAGAGCTGGAAGCCGGACGCCGCGCTGAAGCGCTCCACCAAGTACGCCCTCGCGGCGACCGCGAAGGACGAGGCCGGCCGCGAGGCCCACGAGAACGCCTCCTTCACCACCCTCTCCCCGGAGAACAGCTTCGTCGGCTCCTTCGTGCCGGAGGAGGGCGAGACGGTCGGCGTGGGCATGCCGGTCTCGATCACCTTCAACAAGCCGATCAGGGACCAGAAGGCCGTCCAGGCGGCCATCAGCGTCACCTCCAGCAGCGGCCAGGAGGTCGTCGGCCACTGGTTCGGCAACCAGCGCCTGGACTTCCGCCCGGAGCAGTACTGGCAGGCGAACTCCACCGTCACCCTGAAGCTCGCCCTCCAGGGCGTCCAGGGCGCGCCCGGCATCGTCGGCGCGCAGAACAAGACCGTCACCTTCAAGATCGGCCGGAGCCAGGTCTCCACCGTCGACGTGAAGGCCAAGACGATGACGGTCACCCGTGACGGACAGGTCCTCAAGACCATCCCGATCTCCGCCGGTTCTCCCGAGAACCCCACGTACAACGGCCAGATGGTGATCTCCGAGAAGTTCAAGGAGACCCGCATGGACGGTTCGACCGTGGGCTTCAAGAACAGCGAGGGCAAGGGCGAGTACGACATCAAGGACGTCCCGCACGCGATGCGGCTGTCCACGTCCGGCACCTTCATCCACGGCAACTACTGGGGTGCCGACTCGATCTTCGGCAAGGTCAACACCAGCCACGGCTGTGTCGGCCTGAACGACGCCCAGGGCGCCAACGACCCGAACCAGCCCGGCGCCTGGTTCTTCGACAACTCGCTCATCGGCGACGTCGTCACCGTGGTGAACTCCCCGGACAAGACCATCAAGCCGGACAACGGCCTCAACGGCTGGAACATGTCGTGGGCCGAGTGGAAGGCCGGCCCGTCGGCCTGA
- a CDS encoding LPXTG cell wall anchor domain-containing protein, with protein sequence MSARRPLLTALGATTLLAALWFVPSANATAPGLSGTSGAPAAANTGTVSDTAADDADDGDGDDTSGTGTGTIAGATDERPAGITVLSLADTGSIDTTPYVLGGTLCLGLGAGFVAFSVRRSRSL encoded by the coding sequence GTGTCCGCACGTCGACCTCTGCTCACCGCCCTCGGGGCGACCACCCTCCTCGCCGCCCTCTGGTTCGTCCCGTCGGCGAACGCCACCGCCCCCGGCCTGTCGGGCACCTCCGGCGCGCCCGCCGCCGCCAACACCGGAACCGTCTCGGACACCGCCGCGGACGACGCCGACGACGGCGACGGCGACGACACCTCCGGCACCGGTACGGGGACCATCGCCGGCGCCACCGACGAGCGGCCGGCCGGCATCACCGTCCTGTCGCTCGCCGACACCGGCAGCATCGACACCACCCCCTACGTGCTGGGCGGCACCCTCTGCCTCGGCCTCGGCGCGGGCTTCGTGGCCTTCTCCGTACGCCGCTCCCGCAGCCTCTAG
- the hutH gene encoding histidine ammonia-lyase — translation MHTVVVGTSGITAEDVIAVARGNARIELSAEALEALGRAREIVDALAAKPEPVYGVSTGFGALASRHISPELRAQLQRNIVRSHAAGMGPRVEREVVRALMFLRLKTVASGHTGVRPSVAQTMADLLNAGITPVVHEYGSLGCSGDLAPLSHCALALMGEGDAEGPDGTVRPAGELLAEHGIEPVELREKEGLALLNGTDGMLGMLVMALADLDTLYKSADITAALTLEALLGTEKVLAPELHAIRPHPGQGASAANMAAVLKGSGLTGHFQEESAPRVQDAYSVRCAPQVAGAGRDTMAHASLVASRELAAAVDNPVVLPDGRVESNGNFHGAPVAYVLDFLAIAAADLGSIAERRTDRLLDKNRSHGLPPFLADDAGVDSGLMIAQYTQAALVSEMKRLAVPASADSIPSSAMQEDHVSMGWSAARKLRTAVDNLTRIIAIELYAATRAIELRHGLTPAPASQAAIAATRAAGVEGPGPDRFLAPDLAAADAFVRAGGLVAAVEPVTGPLA, via the coding sequence ATGCACACTGTCGTGGTGGGGACGTCCGGGATCACCGCCGAGGACGTCATCGCCGTCGCCCGCGGCAACGCGCGGATCGAGCTGTCCGCCGAGGCGCTGGAAGCGCTCGGCCGTGCTCGTGAGATCGTCGACGCGCTCGCCGCCAAGCCCGAGCCCGTCTACGGGGTCTCCACCGGCTTCGGGGCACTCGCCTCCCGGCACATCAGCCCCGAGCTGCGCGCGCAGCTCCAGCGCAACATCGTCCGTTCGCACGCCGCCGGCATGGGTCCGCGCGTCGAGCGGGAGGTCGTGCGCGCCCTGATGTTCCTGCGTCTGAAGACGGTGGCCTCCGGGCACACCGGCGTGCGGCCCTCGGTCGCGCAGACCATGGCCGACCTGCTCAACGCCGGGATCACCCCCGTCGTGCACGAGTACGGTTCCCTCGGCTGCTCCGGCGACCTCGCGCCGCTCTCCCACTGCGCCCTCGCGCTCATGGGCGAGGGCGACGCCGAGGGCCCCGACGGCACCGTCCGGCCCGCCGGCGAGCTGCTCGCCGAGCACGGCATCGAGCCCGTCGAGCTCCGGGAGAAGGAGGGCCTCGCCCTCCTCAACGGCACCGACGGCATGCTCGGCATGCTGGTGATGGCCCTCGCCGACCTCGACACGCTGTACAAGTCCGCCGACATCACGGCCGCGCTGACGCTGGAGGCGCTGCTCGGCACCGAGAAGGTGCTGGCGCCCGAGCTGCACGCCATCCGCCCGCACCCCGGGCAGGGCGCCTCCGCCGCCAACATGGCCGCCGTGCTCAAGGGGTCCGGGCTCACCGGGCACTTCCAGGAGGAGTCCGCGCCGCGCGTGCAGGACGCGTACTCGGTGCGCTGCGCCCCGCAGGTCGCCGGCGCGGGCCGTGACACCATGGCGCACGCCTCGCTCGTCGCCTCGCGCGAGCTGGCCGCGGCCGTCGACAACCCGGTCGTGCTGCCCGACGGCCGGGTGGAGTCCAACGGCAACTTCCACGGCGCGCCCGTGGCGTACGTGCTGGACTTCCTGGCCATCGCCGCCGCCGACCTCGGCTCCATCGCCGAGCGGCGTACCGACCGCCTGCTGGACAAGAACCGCAGCCACGGCCTGCCGCCGTTCCTCGCGGACGACGCCGGTGTCGACTCCGGTCTGATGATCGCCCAGTACACGCAGGCCGCGCTGGTCAGCGAGATGAAGCGGCTCGCCGTACCGGCCTCGGCCGACTCGATCCCGTCCTCCGCCATGCAGGAGGACCACGTCTCGATGGGCTGGTCGGCGGCGCGCAAGCTGCGTACCGCGGTCGACAACCTGACGCGGATCATCGCCATCGAGCTGTACGCGGCCACCCGGGCCATCGAGCTGCGGCACGGGCTCACCCCGGCGCCGGCCAGCCAGGCCGCGATCGCCGCGACGCGGGCGGCGGGCGTGGAGGGTCCCGGGCCGGACCGCTTCCTCGCGCCGGACCTGGCCGCCGCCGACGCCTTCGTGCGCGCGGGCGGGCTCGTCGCGGCCGTGGAGCCGGTGACCGGTCCCCTCGCCTGA
- a CDS encoding GGDEF domain-containing protein, translating into MGVDGRLRAVVALAQAMAAACAPRDSIRAAARGARLAMDGSFAAISAWERERGLLRVLVNEGERRAGEEEFPEDESYPVHDFPEITEFLHERWAGGAGPHAWVESAVGDRPGRRGDALRRRGRGTCVVAPIVLSGRAWGELYVARDEGMADFDEDDAEFAAVLAAVVAAGLAQNERLEEARRLAFTDPLTGLANRRAVDMRLDEALEEHRRSGTVVSLVVCDLNGLKRVNDTLGHATGDRLLERFGSVLSLCGAMLPGALVARLGGDEFCLVSAGPSADEVVRVTGEVCVRAAELELGEGVACGVASTGDPIGPVKSSRRLFRLADAAQYKAKAARSAEPVVAGRDTAVVRLADAAAAREGRGERRRFRGRQ; encoded by the coding sequence ATGGGAGTTGACGGGCGGCTGCGGGCCGTCGTGGCACTCGCGCAGGCCATGGCGGCGGCCTGCGCACCACGGGACAGCATCCGGGCGGCGGCGCGGGGCGCCCGCCTGGCGATGGACGGCTCGTTCGCCGCGATCTCGGCCTGGGAGCGCGAGCGGGGGCTGCTGCGGGTCCTGGTGAACGAGGGCGAGCGGCGGGCCGGGGAGGAGGAGTTCCCCGAGGACGAGTCCTACCCCGTGCACGACTTCCCCGAGATCACCGAGTTCCTGCACGAGCGCTGGGCGGGCGGCGCGGGCCCCCACGCCTGGGTCGAGAGCGCCGTCGGCGACCGCCCCGGGCGGCGCGGGGACGCCCTGCGCCGACGCGGACGCGGTACCTGCGTGGTGGCGCCGATCGTGCTCAGCGGGCGGGCGTGGGGCGAGCTGTACGTGGCCCGGGACGAGGGGATGGCGGACTTCGACGAGGACGACGCGGAGTTCGCGGCGGTACTGGCGGCGGTGGTGGCCGCGGGGCTCGCGCAGAACGAGCGCCTGGAGGAGGCCCGCCGCCTCGCCTTCACGGACCCGCTGACCGGCCTGGCCAACCGGCGGGCCGTGGACATGCGGCTCGACGAGGCGCTGGAGGAGCACCGGCGCAGCGGGACGGTGGTGAGCCTGGTGGTCTGCGACCTGAACGGCCTCAAGCGCGTCAACGACACCCTGGGGCACGCGACGGGCGACCGGCTGCTGGAGCGGTTCGGCTCGGTGCTGAGCCTGTGCGGGGCGATGCTGCCGGGGGCGCTGGTCGCACGGCTGGGCGGGGACGAGTTCTGCCTGGTCAGCGCGGGGCCGTCGGCGGACGAGGTGGTCCGGGTGACGGGGGAGGTGTGCGTACGGGCCGCCGAGCTGGAGCTGGGCGAGGGCGTGGCGTGCGGGGTGGCCTCCACGGGCGACCCCATCGGGCCGGTGAAGTCCTCCCGGCGGCTGTTCCGCCTGGCCGACGCGGCGCAGTACAAGGCGAAGGCGGCGCGATCGGCGGAGCCGGTGGTCGCGGGCCGCGACACGGCGGTGGTCCGCCTGGCCGACGCCGCGGCGGCCCGCGAGGGCCGGGGGGAGCGGCGCCGGTTCCGGGGGCGGCAGTGA
- a CDS encoding enoyl-CoA hydratase/isomerase family protein: MSDQRFGEFVAVRRHGDGDVVAELVLDRPKAMNAVSTEMARSVSAACGALAADPGVRVVVLTSTHERAFCVGADLKERNSFTDAELVRQRPTTRGAYGGVLELPMPTVAAVHGFALGGGFELALACDVIVADETAVVGLPEVSVGVIPGGGGTQLLPRRVGAARAAELIFTARRVEAAEALSLGLVDEVAPAGGDRARALELALTMAANSPVGLRAAKRALRLGHGMDLAAGLEIEDAAWRTVAFSGDRAEGVAAFNEKRKPNWPGE, from the coding sequence ATGTCCGATCAGCGCTTCGGAGAGTTCGTCGCGGTGCGGCGGCACGGCGACGGCGACGTGGTCGCCGAGCTCGTGCTGGACCGGCCGAAGGCGATGAACGCCGTCTCCACGGAGATGGCGCGCTCGGTCTCCGCCGCGTGCGGCGCGCTCGCCGCGGACCCCGGCGTACGGGTCGTCGTACTGACCTCCACCCACGAGCGCGCGTTCTGCGTCGGCGCGGACCTCAAGGAGCGCAACTCCTTCACGGACGCCGAGCTCGTGCGCCAGCGGCCCACCACCCGGGGTGCGTACGGGGGCGTGCTGGAGCTGCCGATGCCGACGGTCGCGGCGGTGCACGGCTTCGCGCTGGGCGGCGGCTTCGAGCTGGCGCTGGCCTGCGACGTGATCGTGGCCGACGAGACGGCCGTCGTCGGACTGCCCGAGGTGTCGGTGGGCGTGATCCCGGGCGGCGGCGGCACGCAGCTCCTGCCGCGCCGCGTCGGCGCGGCCCGGGCGGCCGAGCTCATCTTCACGGCCCGCCGCGTGGAGGCGGCCGAGGCCCTGTCCCTGGGCCTGGTCGACGAGGTCGCCCCGGCGGGCGGCGACCGCGCCCGCGCGCTGGAACTGGCCCTGACGATGGCGGCGAACTCCCCGGTCGGGCTGCGCGCCGCCAAGCGGGCGCTGCGGCTGGGGCACGGGATGGACCTGGCGGCGGGGCTGGAGATCGAGGACGCGGCCTGGCGGACGGTGGCCTTCTCCGGGGACCGGGCGGAGGGCGTGGCGGCCTTCAACGAGAAGCGCAAGCCGAACTGGCCGGGGGAGTAG
- a CDS encoding adenylate/guanylate cyclase domain-containing protein, translated as MTVDDSQSSASGSGSASGSGSGSGSGSASSSGGSPGTPIGRDQHTPFHEVDHAAQPTADPLAIRLEQLILGAERRYTPFQAARSAGVSMELASRFWRAMGFADIGQAKALTEADVLALRRLAGLVEAGLLSEPMAVQVARSTGQTTARLAEWQIDSFLEGLTEPPEPGMTRTEVTYPLVELLLPELEEFLVYVWRRQLAAATGRVVQVADDEEMVDRRLAVGFADLVGFTRLTRRLEEEELGELVEAFETTAADLVAAHGGRLIKTLGDEVLYCADDAATAAEIALRLIETMEADPQMPELRVGIAFGTVTTRMGDVFGTTVNLASRLTSIAPKDAVLVDGAMAEELSRTGAAPKSEKDAESEEGGGAYRFALQPMWQRPVRGLGVVEPWSLTRRTPKIPG; from the coding sequence TTGACCGTCGACGATTCTCAGTCCAGCGCGTCCGGTTCCGGCTCCGCGTCCGGTTCGGGGTCCGGTTCCGGTTCCGGCTCCGCGTCCTCTTCCGGCGGGAGTCCGGGCACCCCGATCGGGCGGGACCAGCACACGCCCTTCCACGAGGTCGACCACGCGGCGCAGCCGACGGCCGACCCGCTCGCCATCCGGCTGGAGCAGCTGATCCTGGGCGCCGAACGGCGGTACACGCCGTTCCAGGCGGCCCGGAGCGCGGGCGTGTCGATGGAGCTGGCCTCGCGGTTCTGGCGGGCCATGGGCTTCGCCGACATCGGCCAGGCCAAGGCCCTGACGGAGGCCGACGTACTGGCGCTGCGGCGTCTGGCCGGTCTGGTGGAGGCGGGGCTGCTGAGCGAGCCCATGGCCGTGCAGGTGGCCCGGTCCACCGGCCAGACCACCGCCCGGCTGGCCGAATGGCAGATCGATTCCTTCCTGGAGGGGCTGACGGAGCCCCCCGAGCCGGGCATGACCCGCACGGAGGTCACGTACCCGCTGGTCGAGCTGCTGCTGCCGGAGCTGGAGGAGTTCCTCGTCTACGTGTGGCGGCGCCAGCTGGCGGCCGCGACCGGGCGGGTGGTGCAGGTCGCGGACGACGAGGAGATGGTCGACCGGCGCCTCGCGGTGGGCTTCGCGGACCTGGTGGGCTTCACCCGGCTGACGCGGCGGCTGGAGGAGGAGGAGCTCGGCGAGCTGGTCGAGGCCTTCGAGACGACGGCCGCGGACCTGGTGGCCGCGCACGGCGGCCGGCTGATCAAGACGCTGGGCGACGAGGTGCTGTACTGCGCCGACGACGCGGCGACGGCCGCGGAGATCGCGCTGCGGCTGATCGAGACCATGGAGGCCGACCCGCAGATGCCCGAGCTGCGCGTCGGGATCGCCTTCGGGACGGTGACGACCCGGATGGGCGACGTCTTCGGCACCACGGTGAACCTGGCGAGCCGGCTGACCTCCATAGCCCCCAAGGACGCGGTGCTGGTCGACGGGGCGATGGCCGAGGAGCTGAGCCGGACCGGCGCCGCGCCGAAGTCCGAGAAGGACGCCGAGAGCGAGGAGGGCGGCGGCGCGTACCGCTTCGCGCTCCAGCCGATGTGGCAGCGGCCGGTCCGCGGCCTGGGGGTCGTCGAGCCCTGGTCGCTGACGCGGAGGACACCTAAGATCCCCGGGTAA
- a CDS encoding biotin--[acetyl-CoA-carboxylase] ligase, whose protein sequence is MTPQDASAGAGQGRWSSLDRPPLNASALTKALVTPDGLWTSLEVVAATGSTNTDLAARAAELPEGAVLVAEEQTAGRGRLDRSWVAPARSGLFFSVLLKPGAGVPQERWGWLPLLAGVATSAGLSRGAGVDTALKWPNDLLVNVEGEERKAGGILAERVEDGVVLGIGLNVTLTEDELPVPAAGSLLLAKAALTDREPLLKAVLRSLEEWYGRWRDAAGDPAESGLQEAYAAGCATLGRHVRADLPGGRELTGTAEAVDADGRLVIRTADDAREAVGAGDVVHLRTVR, encoded by the coding sequence ATGACTCCACAAGATGCTTCAGCCGGAGCGGGTCAGGGCCGCTGGTCGAGCCTGGACCGCCCGCCCCTGAACGCCTCCGCGCTCACCAAGGCGCTCGTCACGCCGGACGGCCTGTGGACCTCGCTGGAGGTCGTCGCCGCCACCGGGTCCACCAACACCGATCTCGCGGCCCGTGCCGCGGAACTGCCCGAGGGCGCCGTGCTGGTCGCCGAGGAGCAGACGGCCGGACGCGGGCGGCTGGACCGCAGCTGGGTCGCGCCGGCCCGGTCGGGGCTGTTCTTCTCCGTGCTGCTCAAGCCGGGCGCGGGCGTACCGCAGGAGCGGTGGGGGTGGCTGCCGCTGCTGGCCGGGGTGGCCACCTCGGCCGGACTCTCGCGGGGAGCGGGCGTGGACACCGCGCTCAAGTGGCCGAACGACCTCCTGGTGAACGTGGAGGGGGAGGAGCGAAAGGCCGGCGGCATCCTCGCGGAGCGGGTCGAGGACGGGGTGGTCCTCGGCATCGGCCTCAACGTCACCCTGACGGAGGACGAGCTCCCTGTGCCCGCAGCCGGGTCGCTGCTCCTGGCCAAGGCGGCGCTGACCGACCGGGAGCCGCTGCTGAAGGCCGTGCTGCGGTCGCTGGAGGAGTGGTACGGGCGCTGGCGCGACGCGGCCGGCGACCCGGCCGAAAGCGGCCTCCAGGAGGCGTACGCGGCCGGCTGCGCGACGCTGGGCCGCCACGTCCGCGCGGACCTGCCGGGCGGGCGCGAGCTCACCGGAACGGCCGAAGCGGTGGACGCGGACGGCCGGCTGGTGATCCGTACGGCCGACGACGCCCGCGAGGCGGTGGGCGCGGGGGACGTGGTGCACCTGAGGACGGTGCGCTGA